The Plutella xylostella chromosome 27, ilPluXylo3.1, whole genome shotgun sequence genome segment ggtgaaattccaccttacTCTATATCAACCATGAGGAAGCTATTCAGTCACTCAGCTCCTGGCCTATCCTATAACTCTTGTTAGTTCTGCAAATACATTCGTCTGATTAAGAACGCGTCCACTTTTACCcaatcttaaataaatataaacaattgTGTAACTGTAACCTAATTCTAATCTATGTGGTGTCATAACTATGCCCAGTGATAACGCATTTCctgataagtaaataaaataatagttattaACTGCTATTAGTTATTGGCTCGCCTAGCCATCAGTTGTCTCTATAATTTCCTATCACGCTGTGTTCACAgtaaaatttaacaaataaataacaatcacagttttttataacttagtGTAGTCGTTAAAGTTCCTCATATAAACTGCAAGTGTCCAAGTTGATTATAACAATATCAGAGTATTgtatcataaaattaattaaattacaatgaAAATCAACATTAATTATTCCAATCGTTAATTAAGATAACCAAGTAATTCATAGGCGGATACTCATAAGGACTTTTAACATTACGTGTGGTGATATTATACAGTTCAGAAGTGTTTTTAACGaatacttacttttaaaaacTACCTGCCTATAACTTCTGgaaaaactactaaaaatcAGTTACGTTCAAAAACGAAAACGCAATGGCGGACGTAAAACACGTTTCCGAGCGGAGTACCTCTCCTCTACCCATAGTTCTACACCTGGTGACATTTCTCCACCACTGCATGCTGGTGTACGGGTTCATCACACTGGATCTGGACCAGTTCGACCACCCCGTCGTCAACAGCATCAAGCCATTTAAGTTCTTGACCATATCTGGATGGAGCTTTGTAAGTAATCAGTTTTATCTTAGCGTTTGTTTAGGTGTATAGTCAAACTTATAAGAGAGTAATCTGTCTTAAAGCTGGCGTAAAGTTGGTGCAACGCTGCATCAACTTTAATACCTACGCCAATAAAATTGTTGGTCCGGGCATAGACTAATTAGTCTATGGTCCGGGTACTTATAACTATCAAGGGGCGAACctttattattacaaacagATAGtccataggtaggtatatcaaaTAAGATCATCGGTATCAATCATCAAGGTTTTAACCAAATATCTGGTTATAATACAGGGATGCATGAAAGGAGCTTCATAGAGTTATGTGTGACGTCAGGTGTGCAGCGCAGTTACGAATCAGctttgaattataattatctacactcacgggtaaagaaacagttccacttacaaaatgcagacaccaaatggcatcaatttttttaaaggttTAATAGgaattttgaacaaaatacctatttatgtttttagtttgtaatattctgatgcgtgGATAAAtgcacttaaatattgcagaaagtGTCATTAACTGAGTTTTTTCAGTTTCGgtgtaatttattgattttctgaatggaactttttcattgcccgtgagtgtatacaatatacatatatgaccAGAGCGCAGCCTGGCCCGacaactaggtaggtacccagGTGCCTACTGAAATCTGACTAGCCCATCGTTTAAAACCACTGTGGAAATTCCTAGAATATGGCACTAGTGTCTTTTTCAAAGCCGCGAATCGACCCCGGGACCTTCCAAACAGGAGTTATGAAACCCAGCGCCATCTACCCGCCCGTATTTAAAACTAACTTGTCTTTTTTCAGCAACTACAAATGCACCACGTAGTTCTCTCTCTCTACGTGGACTGGCAGCACCGTCGCGGCTGCAAGGATCGCGAGAAGCTGGCTAAGTGCGAGCTTTATAAGGACATGCTGTTTCGAGCGCTTGTCCTGCCGTGCACTTTGGTAAGTAACTTGTTACCGACAGGACCTCGTAATaatccgcgttgttctatggtcaaAAGAGTTGCTTTTTGGTTATGTTTTtgtcatagagaaaaaataaacaattgtgaAAAGAGTGCACTCTCgaggagttttttgtcatactctatacgtcatactgaacagcaccatctctttatatttctcagcctcattgtacatacatacagggtgccctgttgggacaccctgtatatatagatattgttatcacaagttaatagccggatctccaccaaacgatccaatgcgatccgatcgcccgatccaagaagtttagtacttatgtaagattccttggatcgcgcgatcggatcgcgttggatcgtctggcggggatccggctattaacttcaatctataaagatataagacatatttgccttaacgtagttacaccacacaacagttattacatttattagctaaatgtaagttcaatctatttatgtacctacctacatgcaacaataaataaaaaacaaattattatataattctttattacctcgcatataacaatgttgcagttcagttttgttcatgtcacttgtaaaataatatgcgagtgggtgtgtgtattccttttttattcctttcaccatgaaaaccaattcatgttttgctagtttatgtttcccaagagaagcaaatcttgtcacttgtggtgataaagtcatttcgtccaatagtgcatcatttatcctcgcgaggcaaatctttgacgacatttatcagtttggtacacattgtattttaatcttcagcggatatgaagatatcgatcgctctttgccagtgccgccatttcagctcggttcccgtggaaccacatggaacctggatccatatggaatctgtcaggtcacaagactttttgcggataaagatgctttttcttgacacaacatgtttatttttatttgtaggtatataaaatttataaataacgatataccgagagtataggcttttattacaaaaatattatttgcgagacattgtaagacaactgaactgacactgacacgcaatttcttcataatagccatagatcatgacaatgttaacattcaaatactacttatctatgtgtcttgttattgttctatggtcttgttcataacgccatcttacaccttttttggtagtaagagtaatataaagagatggagctaccttctactaaaagttcagccattaaggcaCTGTCCCCCCCCTGGTTTTTGTGTTGTAAATTGTCTAAAAGCTcagaaaatatacattttattttaactctgTAATACTTATCACTAATCaaatggtacctacctatggcGGTTATTCCCTCGAAATTTGTCTTCTCTTACGTAAAGAACTTTATCAGTGATGGACCCGACCCGACAGCTCACTGTAAACCACACATTATTTTCAGCTGGTCTCAGTACTATTCTGGGTTCTATACCTGACCGACCGCGACCTCGTCTACCCAGCAGTGTGGGACTCCATCATCCCGCCCTGGATGAACCACGGCGTGCATACCAGCACCATACTGTTCACGGGTCTGGAGCTACTGGTCGCCAGGTCTGGTGATGGGAGCCGCAGGATTGAGGGCATTATGTACTGGGTGCTCAGCTTGGGATATGCTGCTTTGTGAGTATACTTTAGCTATTGTTATTGGTGTAAGAAAGTGGAGTGACGTATGTCTAGTTCCTAGGTTTGCCTAGTGCGGAATTTGCAGATAAAACCATTGTAAAACATGTTTTATGGTAATAAATACTTTtgctttactttactttacttaaacGTACATCAAAAATATGGATCTAACGAATGGGGCgactgaaataaaacaatgatgaGGAAGGCCTAAGACAGGGTGTTATGGCGTTCCTTGAAAGAGGCCTATGCCCAGCAGACGTCTTTTGAAACCCAGAACGCGGccataatgtacctaatagCGCTGTATACAGTCCCGataaaaaaggaatattttTGCACCAAGTTCTTACCCTATACACGATTTTACTTCCTAGTCACCATAGATACCTTCTGATAGCCCATAGGTAACAGTTTTGGTTGGTATAAGAACTTATacctctattctattattctattatctgtgggggtgtaaggctctctcgagtggaaactttgtgcatatccccaaggtctaaactgccttcctaagcttggaccatttcccaccacgttcgcgctggtccactgcgggttggtgaattcacatatctagatgtgctaaatctagatatgcaggtttcctctacgatgttttccttcaccgtaagagcgatagtatacattgtacttaagttaaaagaactcattggtacatgtcagcgccgggattcgaacccgcatctcttgcgtgagaagcgggcgcttacccgactgagctaccaccgctctatacctcattttaatatttctttcCCACGTTTTCCAGGTTGAACCTCCTATACCTGACGTGCGGCATCTGGTTCTACCCCTTCCTGGGCATGCTCTCCTGGTATCGGCTGGTCTTCTTCCTCATCTTCAGCTGCAGCGGGAGGGTACTGCTGGAGGCGGCCTGGCGGATCGACGGGGTGGGCAGGTTGAAGACACTTAAGTGTAACTGAATGGATGTGAATTTAGTATCCatgtacagtgcgacaaacttatctgttccggtgagaccGAACTAAATTTATCCATAACTCATAACTTACCAATGCATTATATATTCAAATAGATtagatgtgtttattaaaaccgcaagggtaaattaccattacgggaaaacataacatcttaaagaatgaagaaatattagacatttacgtgagctctcaccggaacagataagtttgtagGCTTTGCGTGCTTTGTCATACTAACCAACTGTCAATCTTTGGAAGAATGAATAGGCTTTATATATACAATGGTCGAAGTGGATAGGATGTTTGTTCATTtcacaaggtacaaaagtgcatTCGAGCTTATTTCAGAACTACCTATCAAGTTGTTTGAGCTGTAACTAGACTAAAATGGTGGTTTGTGAGCAAAAATGGTGGTTTGTGAGCAACAAGTGGGATTCACATCAGACGCATTGGTAATGTTATAAGCGGTTCCCCTAGTGTCTGACTTGCTTAAAGACGCCGACACACTAGCGAACGCGTCCgtaagccgcgtccgctagtgtgtcggtGACTTAAGTCTCTGTTGTAAACTATATTTAGGTCTAAGAAGTGTGATGACGTTACATAAGTTTTAttgtagttattttattattgttattgtataggtactagAGTACTTAGTAAGTATACAAGAGCTGAGATTATTATTTGGGTGTCTAgtctattttaattattattaagcacGATTTAGATTAAGTACAGGTTAAACAAAtcctacatacctactcaggtggacttaatagGGGTCACTTTATCTACTGGATAAGTAAGAGTTTTGGTACGCCCTCTAGAACATGTAAagtcattaaaattaatatatatgATGATTGATTCATGCTTGtgcttaaattaatatatttggtAACATAGCAAATAATTGGCTTACATTCTATAAACACCAAATACTTAGGTAGAATATGCACTGGTAGTaagtatagtatattttatcataataatacatCACAGGCacttgtaagtaggtaaactttaaatactttaagtaagtacctatctacctactaGGTTTCTTTGGATTGGACTATCTTCCTCAAGTATGCCAAGTTCGAAGAATTTGTGTGAAGTGTCTTCAAGCTATGTGTATCTTATGAATTACCTACAAACAGTTGTTTATAGCCAGCAAATAAGGCACActgagtaataataataataataatatgtggggacatctcacacacggccatccgaccccaagctaggcagagcctgtgttatgggtgtcggacagctgatatatctacacaaatacatagatagatacatattaaatataaatatcaacacccaagacccgagtacaaatatctgtctttaaacaaatatctgccccagccgggaatcgaacccgggacctacggcatagcagtcagggccactaaccactacgccattcgaccgtaaTACTCCAGGCTCCACTAACAaccaatttaaataataatgttttgatTTAAATGTGCAACTTTCATCTTAATCTTGGTCTATGCTAAATAACTATAAGAGTTAGCTTTGATAGCATCCCAGAGCCTCAACATCCATTCCACAGGCAGGTCTCTAGGCCCAAACAGAAACCGGCCACTATAAAATGGCCCAAGATACAATAAAGCATAAGACCTACTTTGGCTTAACATTAGTTTTCCCATCTGAGTGGGCTCAACAGATATGTCTTTCGCTAGTGATCCCGTGACGTGCACATCATCAatccaaaaatattttgcattttGGGCAGCGTCCAGTAGTTGTATTACAACGTCTTGAGAGTAGACTATAGCATAGCCTGTAAAAGAAGATACAGAAAAGATTATGATCAagattaataataatcataggtgagtaaaataaaaataatttacattaaaaaaatatgtgtgtcTTGAACTATTTTCCACAAAATTAAATGCTCTTGGGTTTTTGTATGATGAATATGAAAAGCAATCAAATACACTTTCAAGCTAGATTAAAAATCTATGATGTTCATTTTAAACTCTTACCTGCACAACAATCAGGGTATTTATTGCCAGGATATTCTTTGACTGTCACCGCCCATTTAGAGTTGGTGCGGAACACTCCGGGTTCCACTGTCTTGTAGCACAGGATCAGGTCGCTGGCCCCCCACGGAGACAGCTCTCTCACCAGGAACTTTTTGAATGCGTCTGAGTGAACTacaatatcatcatcagccttcaaCACATATTTAGCCATTGGACAATGATGCGCCACCCACTTCAACCCCATCACATGCTTGTATGTCATATTCCTGTACGCATCCACAAAGTTCCCCTGCACTATATCACCATGTTGCAAGCTTTCGTTCTGAACTTCTTGATTCAGTGACGAGTTTTCTATTTTCCCCATCAAAAATACCACTTTGGTGTATTCGCTGGTTTGACCCCAAGTGGTTCGGATGACGTGGCGGTTCAGGGCGTGCCCGGGGGCCGAGGATACGATGACCAGAAGGAGGAAACCGGCAGAACTATTTGCGCAGGTGGGTGGGTTCAGAACAAACTTGAAGTCATTAATGTCTATAAGTCGGTCGTAGACATCTTTCACTGGCTGTTGCGTGGTGTTAGAAGGGTCCAGCAGTGAGAAGCATGGTTCAGGCTCGAGAACAACTCGGTTTTTgtagtaatagtaatagtagTTCTTGAAGAGTAGTGCACTTATAATGACTGtacaaattaaatgaaaatctCGATTGCTAAAGTTCATTAGGCAATTCATGGTGGCCTGTGCgattaacttttaatttaacttttgttttgtaagtatacctaGTACAAGAACCTATAATCAGTTGAAGTTTTAAGTAGTAAAACTAccctttttttctttcttcttaataaaaaccaaaaatattgattgttttgttgtgactttttactttataatttgtttgacaTTTACCAATCAGTTTACGTTTCGTTTTATGATTTTACCATTACAATGTCGATGAGGACTGTTTCTAAATAAATACGATCGATTGGATTGGATGCGTTGCCTATGTTGTAGGAACCTCATAGTGGCAATCGGCCTGACTTGAGGACCTAAATGAGCTATATTGCGGTGGTACGGTAGTGTCAACTGGGCCACATCACAACGGCTACTTCGACTGTGTGTGCAACTGTGCACGTCGCTGACCCTTTGGATTTATATCATTCGCCACCAGGCCACCACCAACGCCGCCACCGTACTGCCACATGCTCGACCTTCTCGTAggaaaagtaggtaagtaaagcCAAACCAGGAATATAAAAACCCTCGCCATATTGCGGAAAAGCAACAGACAGAACTTTTTTCTTGTACGGGTATCACAAAGTGTAAAGTGTCTTAAACTCAAAATGTCATTTGTCTATTGCTGTCAAACTGTGGTGCTGTCAATGCGTAGGGTTTATTATAGCTTTTGTGTGTTATTTGTGTTTCAAAATGCCGAAAACTATCCATAGCCGTGAAAGGAAACTAATTTACCACATATACAAGTATTGATCGGAGAAAAAGTCCGAGGGATTGGACTATATTCCTCTTGATAACATAACTGATAAGTACTATTGTCAAAATGACTGGACTGGTAGGTATAAAGTATAGTAAGAGCAAATGAATTTGGCAAATTTGTAGTTTATGTCGAATTCCTGTGAGGATGGAAAATATCAAACCACTAACTCAtgtcttttgaatgcttaaaACTATTTCAGTAAATATGCCTTTAGgacaatttcattattttcaaattggcgttaatgagtacctacaaggtaaatacctacacaacTGTAATCTAAATGTCGGTTTCCTCACggtgttttccttcaccgtaagactGTTATTACACATGTTACTTAAGTCCCAAAGAATCCATAGGATATATCCTCTCACTGATCTACTGACActcttttcaaaataaagcataaaaaaatacatttaagaaTTTGAGCATGGCCAATTCACATTGGTATGACTATACTTAGTGTTGCAGTCCTCAACGCAAATGTGGCGCCCTTAATACAGGGTTTTTATATTCCTGGTTTggctatacctacttatatttcttgtgCCCAAGGAACATACCTAACTTTGAGCCCGACTGAACGATGTTCAAGGTGGCCAAATTATcggacgcggctgtcagccgcgactgaTAAGTTTGCACGGTCTTTCGGGACGACTCAGACGTCTGAAAGCTGAAGGTCAGCCCAAGGTTACGTCCGCGACTTACGCCCGAAAGTTTGAACAGCGTAGTGTACATTTagtcgcggctgacagccgcgtccgATAATGTGTTTCTACCATCATACCCTGGAAGAATAGGGTGTTGCTTTTTTTTGCCCTCGCAACACTTATCCCTTTATTACACTATACTATTGTCTGTGGTCACGCCATAGAGAAGAGATTATTAGTTAAATGGTCATGGAACTTGCCccgtgatttaatcagttgacttgtgactaagaatgtattttaataaaaaaatccatTATAACACTCATAGAAATGCGGAAAAGTTAAAAAACAGTTCGGACTTATAGCATTTTGATATGCCCATACAAGACTTATGCTGATTTGATATGAATCTTAAGGACTTGTAGTTGTTTGAAAAATGccgattaatattttttaagcttttattttataaaatcaaCTGGCTCTTTAAAAGTTATACAAAATagaaggtaggtatataggtaatagaggtaggaaaaaataaaacctggCCAAAGTGTAGGTGTACCTACTGTATATTCTACCCGATAATGCCCTGTGTTTACTCCGAAAATGCTACGTGGGTTGGAAAAAAGgggttttaaacttacttCGCCATAGTTTTCCGTGCTTTCTTCGCTATAGTCTTTAACCTGTTTCTATTGCGAGCTCATCAATAACAATTTGATCcacattttcattcattttagtttaaaaaaaacactaagaGCTCAAACCACAATCCTCGAAACTCCCAGCAAGACAGACGCCATGttgaaaattaaaagtatttgaaatGCGAAACTATGAGACTTAGGTAAtaggatttgaaaaaaaataacttttttaacggCTTTTTTCTCAGGAATGCCGTGCACTTATTGGATTTTAAAGGGAATAGGCAAACTGACATTTTAACGGAGCACACGACCAAATcaaaaagtcaatttttcgggtaggtggacatatggctgtttgatattcatccactcgAGATCCACTCAGTTATAggcatagagaaaataaactacTCATAGGTAGTCTATGGTCAGGCGAACAGTCGTCCGGTCCGGGTCgtcccgccgcgccgcgccgcccagcCGCGCCCGCCaacaaaagttttaaaatactgAAAATCTCGAGTGATATGGGAAAGTGAATATACGGTGTTGATTGTCCTGTGTGAGTGTTATCTCGACGTAAAAACTGCGGAAAGTGCGATTACAATGATAGTTAACACCTTGTGGATGAAATGTTAATATACCctcaatatttattattgtaagtatgtttgtgtagaaatTACGTTGTTACATAGTCATAATATTCAtgtaatttactaaacatATTCATAAACAAATCACCACTGTTAAGCCCCCCATGTTTATATCGGGACGGCCGCGGCCGGTAGGTACCAGTAACTACCAGCTGAGgctgtttttaaatttttaatagcATGCTGATTTGATCACACTCGCGGGATTTCCCAGCCCGCCTTCATACAAGTATTAATTGTAACTATTTGTAACGCGtgaaaataagttaaaagcacctatatctaGTTTTTTGACTATAAAAAACAGCaagaatttacatttacttgaattactttgaaaatagccctctttgatggtatttttatgtattaatttaaaagtatttagttaagctaaacaatgataccaaaaccgTATATCTACGTCGAGGCAGTCAAGAATTATTGAAAGTTCAAACACACCTAACGGAGCTTATGTAAGttgatttaatttacaatCAGAACTCTTTcactaaaaatatgaaagaaacaccaaaaaaagtGGTTCCACCAGACAGATATGTTGCCAGTAATATTGGTAACTATGATAGTCTCCTATTCTTCAATATGAAGATAGTCAAGCAATATggcttatgatgatgatgatgatgatggcttATGATCATAATGATAAATCTACACCAGCCCAAGTAGGTACCACTGCAGTATGATTCAAGTCTGTCCTACACAGGTCTAGCCTACTTAATTATAGTTTGGT includes the following:
- the LOC119691860 gene encoding beta-1,3-galactosyltransferase 5 → MNCLMNFSNRDFHLICTVIISALLFKNYYYYYYKNRVVLEPEPCFSLLDPSNTTQQPVKDVYDRLIDINDFKFVLNPPTCANSSAGFLLLVIVSSAPGHALNRHVIRTTWGQTSEYTKVVFLMGKIENSSLNQEVQNESLQHGDIVQGNFVDAYRNMTYKHVMGLKWVAHHCPMAKYVLKADDDIVVHSDAFKKFLVRELSPWGASDLILCYKTVEPGVFRTNSKWAVTVKEYPGNKYPDCCAGYAIVYSQDVVIQLLDAAQNAKYFWIDDVHVTGSLAKDISVEPTQMGKLMLSQSRSYALLYLGPFYSGRFLFGPRDLPVEWMLRLWDAIKANSYSYLA
- the LOC119691861 gene encoding androgen-dependent TFPI-regulating protein; its protein translation is MADVKHVSERSTSPLPIVLHLVTFLHHCMLVYGFITLDLDQFDHPVVNSIKPFKFLTISGWSFQLQMHHVVLSLYVDWQHRRGCKDREKLAKCELYKDMLFRALVLPCTLLVSVLFWVLYLTDRDLVYPAVWDSIIPPWMNHGVHTSTILFTGLELLVARSGDGSRRIEGIMYWVLSLGYAALLNLLYLTCGIWFYPFLGMLSWYRLVFFLIFSCSGRVLLEAAWRIDGVGRLKTLKCN